Within Terriglobia bacterium, the genomic segment CGTCCTGATCCTCGCCGGGGTCGCCCTGCCGGTGGCGAACACGTGGGTCAAGCGCCAGAAGGAGATGGAGCTGCGCCAGGCGCTCCGGCAGATCCGCGAGGCGATCGACCGGTTCCAGGCGGACGTCCAGCGGGTCCCCAGCATGCGGCAGAGCAAGATGAACGCGGTGAACCAGGACGGTTACCCCGAGAAGATCGAGTGGTTGTACGAGGGGTACGACATCGGGGACGCCGCGAGGACGCGATTCAAGTACCTGAGGCGCCTCCCGCGGGACCCGATCACCGGGAAGCGGGAGTGGGCGACCCGGTCGAGCCACGACCGGCCGGACGCCCACTTCAGCGATGGGATGAACATCTTCGACGTGCGCTCGAAGAGCGAGGCGGTCGCGCTCGACGGGACGAAGTACTCGGACTGGTAGGGAGGCTCACCGTGCCGGCAGAACGGGTCGAGGGCGGGATCGCGAGGCGGCGGTCGGGCGGCTTCACCCTCATCGAGCTGCTCGTGGTGGTCGCCATCATCGGGATCATCGTCACCATCGCGTCGGGCCAGTACCAGCGCTCGATCCGGAAGGCGCAGGAGGCGGTCCTCCGTTCATCGTTCAGCACTCATCGTTCATCGTTTCGAGGTT encodes:
- a CDS encoding prepilin-type N-terminal cleavage/methylation domain-containing protein, whose protein sequence is MARRRSGGFTLIELLVVVAIIGIIVTIASGQYQRSIRKAQEAVLRSSFSTHRSSFRGCRELVRSHCLPTAGLERAPARYESEAVESRGEG
- a CDS encoding type II secretion system GspH family protein encodes the protein MLGRPEGMARHAEAGVTLIELICVTAIVLILAGVALPVANTWVKRQKEMELRQALRQIREAIDRFQADVQRVPSMRQSKMNAVNQDGYPEKIEWLYEGYDIGDAARTRFKYLRRLPRDPITGKREWATRSSHDRPDAHFSDGMNIFDVRSKSEAVALDGTKYSDW